The genomic segment CGAAGGAGACTGGGATGCGCCCGGGGAAATCCTTCAGCTATTGAAGCAGGAGCGCTAGCTAATCGTGCGTGTCTCCAATCTCGCCTGCTTGCGCCAGCTCCTGTCCGACAGCCAATCCACCCAAGCTCATCTGGCCGAGGCGCTGGTGCAAGAGGTGGCTACCTAACTTCACGCAAACGGAGTACATATGCCCTATATCAAGCCGTGGCTGAGCATGGAACAGCAGCTCGCCAAGTTGCAAAGTCGCGGCATGGTGGTGGGCGATGTGGGCAAGGCCTTGGACTATCTGGAGCGCATCGGGTACTACAGGCTGAGCGGCTATTGGTATGACTTTCGTCTTCGCACCGCCTATTGCCCGTTGGACGAAAAGACGGGCGGAAAGCCCAAAAAAGTACGCATCGATCGCCCTGTGCTGGATGACTTCAAGCCGGGAACTTCCTTTCAAAACGCGGTGGACTTGTATGTGTTTGACAAGAAGTTGCGCCTGTTGGTGTTGGATGCCCTTGAGCGGATTGAGGTCGCGCTGCGGGTCGATCTATCGCATCGTTTGGGCGAGCAGGACCAATTTGCGTACCTGAAGCCAGAACTTTTTCATGAGAGTTTTGCAACGGAGATTCAGGCAGATACCGGGCTGCCACGGCACCATGCATGGCTCGCAAAACATGCGGGGCTTATCGGTCGCTCCCGCGAGACATTTATGACCCATAACAAGGACAAATATGGCTTGCCCGTTGCCATATGGGTTGCTTGTGAGGTGTGGGATTTTGGCTGTATGTCCACCCTTTTTTCAGGGCTGAAAACTGAAGATCAAGATGCCATCGCAAATAGCTACGGTGTGGAGGATGGCCGTGTTTTCGCTAGCTGGTTGCGCAGCCTGAACTATTTGCGCAATGTATGTGCCCACCATAGCCGCTTGTGGAATCGCAACATTGTGGAGAGCCCTAAGCTACCCAAATTGGGGCAGGTGCCGTCTTTGGATGCTTTTGTGGGCGAAAGCGGCAACGTTCTAAGAACTCGCCCGTTCTTGCTGATGTGTATTTGCCAGCATCTGATGCGGGTGATCAATCCGTCGTCCAGTTGGGGCGCGCGGTTTAAGCAGCATCTCTCA from the Rhodoferax potami genome contains:
- a CDS encoding Abi family protein translates to MVVGDVGKALDYLERIGYYRLSGYWYDFRLRTAYCPLDEKTGGKPKKVRIDRPVLDDFKPGTSFQNAVDLYVFDKKLRLLVLDALERIEVALRVDLSHRLGEQDQFAYLKPELFHESFATEIQADTGLPRHHAWLAKHAGLIGRSRETFMTHNKDKYGLPVAIWVACEVWDFGCMSTLFSGLKTEDQDAIANSYGVEDGRVFASWLRSLNYLRNVCAHHSRLWNRNIVESPKLPKLGQVPSLDAFVGESGNVLRTRPFLLMCICQHLMRVINPSSSWGARFKQHLSTQFPDLSHVGITLIGMGVDEGWDQRAW